The following are from one region of the Bos mutus isolate GX-2022 chromosome 18, NWIPB_WYAK_1.1, whole genome shotgun sequence genome:
- the CCER2 gene encoding coiled-coil domain-containing glutamate-rich protein 2 isoform X1, translating into MPRTCTLYNQKKPVCSNKDAVQPKITTAAPLAPRPSKEELTRCLAEVVTEVLTLGQVRRGPCLALLHREMCETEPYGCRSTEDNGLLLGDFKKPEAGKMRSSQEVRDEEEEEEAAERTHKSEVREQAVREQLHSRLHQDHEEEKEEEKKRGPVETLEGLWKKRLEGGRGPQKQVAEQASDEETAQFEAEEKGVQVLGEGRSLWQGVEAGGERREDRHHSRQPEAEPQQEEKEEASDRQGHDVERLEHMSDELKKATEMLREELRRGG; encoded by the exons atgcctagaaCCTGTACTCTCTACAACCAGaagaagcctgtatgcagcaataaagacgcagtgcagccaaaaataa CCACTGCAGCTCCCCTGGCACCCAGACCCTCCAAGGAGGAG CTGACGCGCTGTCTGGCAGAGGTGGTCACAGAAGTGCTGACGCTGGGCCAGGTGAGGCGAGGCCCCTGCCTGGCTCTCCTCCACAGAG AAATGTGTGAGACAGAGCCCTATGGCTGTCGGTCCACTGAAGATAATGGCCTACTGCTTGGGGATTTTAAAAAGCCAGAGGCTGGGAAGATGAGGTCTAGTCAGGAGGTGAGGgacgaggaagaggaggaggaggcagcagaaaGGACCCACAAGTCTGAGGTGCGGGAACAGGCTGTCCGTGAGCAGCTCCACAGCCGGCTCCACCAGGACCacgaagaggagaaagaggaagaaaagaagaggggGCCCGTGGAGACCTTGGAGGGCCTGTGGAAGAAGCGTCTGGAGGGCGGCAGGGGCCCCCAGAAGCAGGTGGCAGAGCAGGCCAGCGATGAGGAGACGGCCCAGTtcgaggcagaggagaagggagtgcaGGTGCTGGGCGAGGGCCGCAGCCTGTGGCAGGGGGTCGAGGCGGGCGGAGAGAGACGTGAGGACCGCCACCACTCCCGCCAGCCAGAAGCCGAGccccagcaggaggagaaggaagaggcttcAGACAGGCAG GGGCATGATGTGGAGCGGCTGGAGCACATGAGCGATGAGCTGAAGAAGGCGACGGAGATGCTGCGAGAGGAGCTCAGGAGGGGGGGCTGA
- the CCER2 gene encoding coiled-coil domain-containing glutamate-rich protein 2 isoform X2, with translation MQRQGSTMLLLLLLPALLALLLGAATAAPLAPRPSKEELTRCLAEVVTEVLTLGQVRRGPCLALLHREMCETEPYGCRSTEDNGLLLGDFKKPEAGKMRSSQEVRDEEEEEEAAERTHKSEVREQAVREQLHSRLHQDHEEEKEEEKKRGPVETLEGLWKKRLEGGRGPQKQVAEQASDEETAQFEAEEKGVQVLGEGRSLWQGVEAGGERREDRHHSRQPEAEPQQEEKEEASDRQGHDVERLEHMSDELKKATEMLREELRRGG, from the exons ATGCAGCGCCAAGGGTCCACCATGCTGCTCTTGCTGTTGCTGCCTGCTCTGCTGGCGCTGCTGCTGGGGGCTG CCACTGCAGCTCCCCTGGCACCCAGACCCTCCAAGGAGGAG CTGACGCGCTGTCTGGCAGAGGTGGTCACAGAAGTGCTGACGCTGGGCCAGGTGAGGCGAGGCCCCTGCCTGGCTCTCCTCCACAGAG AAATGTGTGAGACAGAGCCCTATGGCTGTCGGTCCACTGAAGATAATGGCCTACTGCTTGGGGATTTTAAAAAGCCAGAGGCTGGGAAGATGAGGTCTAGTCAGGAGGTGAGGgacgaggaagaggaggaggaggcagcagaaaGGACCCACAAGTCTGAGGTGCGGGAACAGGCTGTCCGTGAGCAGCTCCACAGCCGGCTCCACCAGGACCacgaagaggagaaagaggaagaaaagaagaggggGCCCGTGGAGACCTTGGAGGGCCTGTGGAAGAAGCGTCTGGAGGGCGGCAGGGGCCCCCAGAAGCAGGTGGCAGAGCAGGCCAGCGATGAGGAGACGGCCCAGTtcgaggcagaggagaagggagtgcaGGTGCTGGGCGAGGGCCGCAGCCTGTGGCAGGGGGTCGAGGCGGGCGGAGAGAGACGTGAGGACCGCCACCACTCCCGCCAGCCAGAAGCCGAGccccagcaggaggagaaggaagaggcttcAGACAGGCAG GGGCATGATGTGGAGCGGCTGGAGCACATGAGCGATGAGCTGAAGAAGGCGACGGAGATGCTGCGAGAGGAGCTCAGGAGGGGGGGCTGA